The genomic DNA CGCCATCATCAGATCGCCGGCGTCGACGGTCGCCTGTGGCCCGCTGCCGTCGATCGGGTTGGCAGGGATATCGGCTAGGCTGATCGTGATCCTTGCGATCGGGGTGTTCAGATCAAACGCCGACGCCAAATTTTCGCCGGTCGGCAGACCGCTGCCAATAAAGTCGTCCAGTCCATCGTGGCGGCGAACGACTGCATCTTCATCGGCCCCCACGCCGCCGGCCGTCGTAAACGCAGCGCCGCCAGCCGGATCGTTGACCTCGGTTCCCGCGTCCCAGATGTCGCTGCCGTAGATCGTGATCGACCGCGCGCCGGTAAAGTTGCCCGAGCGATCGAACAATTCGAAGCGACGTGGATCCAAGTTGGCAATAAATGCATCGTTCGATGGGATGATCATGCTGGCGTAGCTGAAATAGCGATCCAGTCCTGGCGTGTCGACGTCCAGGAATTGTGATATCGATTCCCCCGGTTCGAAGACCGGTGCGCCAGCGAAGCCGTCGGGGGCGGTCAGCAACGCGTCGACACCACCGGAAGTGGCGGCGAAGCGAGCTGCTAAATCGCTCGCGTCGCCCGTCTCGGCGAGGGCTTCGAGGTCAGCAAAATCGTCTGCCGAAACCCCGCCGCGAGCGACTTCGAATTCGCCGTTGTGAGCCGCGATCCAGAAGGGCGTTTGAGCCAGCCCGCCATCGGCGGAAAGGTTTTCGATCGTGACCTGCAAGCGGACTGGCGCGTCGACGGCGAACTGCCCCAGTTGCTGGCCCGCGACGGTCTGATCAAACGCGTCGCCAACCGCTCCGTCGTGAAGGACGACGGAGTAGCTGCCGTTATCGACCGACGTAAAGCCACCGTTTTCGGGAGCCACGCGATACGTCGCCGTCACGGTTCGCGGGGTCGTCCCGGCGGCGGCATCGGTGCTGACGCTCAACACATCCAGACGCGTCAGAAACGGGCTGGTGACGCGGATATCGTCGACGTCGATGCTGGTCGGGTCGATCCCGGTGGCATCGGTATATGTCACGCTGATTTCGTGGAAATCGACGCGGCTGTCGAGATCGGCAGCATCCAGCACCGCAAGCGGCGCGTCGTCGTCGATCGCTTCGGACGGATCGCTCGCCAAGCTCAACGTGATCCGTGCCAGGGGCGTTTGTGGACTGAACGCGGTTGTGAGGTCGGTCCCGGTCGGAAGCCCCGTTCCGATGAAATCGTCGAGTCCCGTGTGGTGGGTGACGACGCCGTTTTGATCGACCGATGCGCCGCCGAGCGTCGAAAACGCAGCGCCCGCTGAGGCGTCGTTGACTTCGGTACCCGCATCCCAGACTTGGTCGCCGTAGATCACGATCGTCCTGGGCCCGAGGAAACTGCCTGCGGCGTCGAACAGCTCGTACGCCTGCGGATCGAGATTGGCGACAAACGCGTCGTTCGAAGGGATCACCATGCTGGCGAAGCTGAAGAAACGGCTGCTCTGCGTGTCGTCGACGATCAGAGTTTCGATCACCGATTCGCCTGGTTCCAAGACCGGGGCGCCGGCGAATCCGCCGGGGGCCAGCAGGACGGCATCGTTGCCAGCGGCGGCGTCGGCGAAGCGGGAGACGAGCTGGCTGGGATCCCCTTCTTCTGCGATCGATTCCAAGCCACCAAATCCAGCCGCCGATTCGCCGGGGTTGGCGATGTCGAAACTGCCGTCGTGCAGGCTGACCCAAAATGGTGTTTCGGTGAGGCCACCGATCGACGCGAGGTTCTCGATCTCGACTTGCAAGATCTCCGCCGCCAACAGCTGCCTCGACTCCAGCCCTTCGATCTTCAGGTGTCGAGCTTGCGAGCGGTTTTTGCGAACGAGTTTTCGAGTCCGAGACATAAGAGATCTACCATGACCATGAATTGAAGAGGGGCAGGCAGTGGGCCTAGTTGGCAAGCGTCCCGGGGGACGTCACAATCGCAACCTGCAATGAAAGTGCGGTTTTTGAACTTGTTGGTCGCAGCGGTCGTAAGGAATTCACACCCGTTGCGATAATTTGTTTTTCACGCCTCTCCACTCGATCCGCCAGTTCGCGATGTTTGAATCGGACGCAGCAGCCGAAGACGACCTGCCGCCGCCAAGGATCGATCCTGAAAACTGGGTCGATCGGTATGGCGACGCGATGTACCGGTACGCTTACTCCAAGCTCGGCGACCATGGAGTTGCGGAGGAGACGGTGCAGGAGAGTTTTGTCGCGGCGCTGCGGGCTCGCGATTCGTTCCGCGGCGATTCGTCGGTCTCGACCTGGTTGTTTGCGATCCTGCGGCGCAAGATCGTCGATCACTATCGCCGTCGCAATGTCCGCGAAGTGACGTTGGCCGGGGATGGCGAACAGGCGGCGCCGAAGAGCCGGAGTCTCTCGTCGCGACATCGTTGGGGCGACGATCCGGCCGCGATGTTCGAAGAGCAGGAGTTTTGGGAGACGTTCGATCGCTGCGTCGACAAATTGCCGGACA from Rosistilla oblonga includes the following:
- a CDS encoding sigma-70 family RNA polymerase sigma factor; translation: MFESDAAAEDDLPPPRIDPENWVDRYGDAMYRYAYSKLGDHGVAEETVQESFVAALRARDSFRGDSSVSTWLFAILRRKIVDHYRRRNVREVTLAGDGEQAAPKSRSLSSRHRWGDDPAAMFEEQEFWETFDRCVDKLPDKLAEVHLLREGSQHRPKEICKILGISATNLSMRLHRSRLALRDCLQKNWFQDDGFA